From the Streptomyces sp. KMM 9044 genome, one window contains:
- a CDS encoding purine-nucleoside phosphorylase: MNASLLPDDIQGDPHAAADAAAARLRELTGAETHDVALVMGSGWAPAVDALGTPGAEFPVTELPGFPPPAVEGHGGTVRSYRLGTKRALVFLGRTHYYEGRGVASVAHGVRTAVAAGAKTVVLTNGCGGLRKGMRPGQPVLISDHINLTATSPIVGANFVDLTDLYSPRLRALCKEIDASLEEGVYAQFPGPHYETPAEIRMARTIGADLVGMSTVLEAIAAREAGAEVLGISLVTNLAAGMTGEPLNHEEVLQAGRDSAARMGTLLAQVLGRL, from the coding sequence GTGAACGCTTCTCTTCTTCCGGACGACATCCAGGGCGACCCCCACGCCGCAGCCGACGCGGCAGCCGCGCGCCTGCGCGAGCTCACGGGCGCCGAGACCCACGACGTCGCCCTCGTGATGGGCTCCGGCTGGGCACCGGCCGTGGACGCCCTCGGCACCCCCGGGGCCGAGTTCCCGGTCACCGAGCTGCCCGGTTTCCCGCCGCCCGCGGTGGAGGGCCACGGAGGCACGGTCCGGTCCTACCGCCTCGGCACCAAGCGCGCCCTGGTCTTCCTGGGCCGCACCCACTACTACGAGGGCCGCGGCGTGGCCTCCGTCGCGCACGGCGTCCGCACCGCGGTCGCCGCCGGCGCCAAGACGGTCGTCCTGACCAACGGCTGCGGCGGTCTGCGCAAGGGCATGCGCCCCGGCCAGCCGGTCCTGATCAGCGATCACATCAACCTCACGGCCACGTCCCCCATCGTCGGCGCCAACTTCGTCGACCTCACCGACCTGTACTCGCCGCGGCTGCGGGCGCTGTGCAAGGAGATCGACGCCAGCCTGGAGGAGGGCGTCTACGCCCAGTTCCCCGGCCCGCACTACGAGACCCCGGCGGAGATCCGCATGGCACGGACGATCGGGGCGGACCTGGTGGGCATGTCGACGGTGCTCGAGGCCATCGCGGCACGGGAGGCGGGCGCGGAGGTGCTCGGCATCTCCCTGGTCACCAACCTCGCCGCCGGCATGACCGGTGAGCCCCTCAACCACGAGGAGGTCCTCCAGGCGGGCCGCGACTCGGCCGCCCGGATGGGCACCCTCCTGGCCCAGGTCCTGGGTCGCCTGTAA